The proteins below come from a single Methyloprofundus sedimenti genomic window:
- a CDS encoding PhnA domain-containing protein produces MSTEQSLLQRSNSKCELCTAEQNLSVYNLPPESEDSAEKSVLLCATCLSQITNPEAMDTNHWRCLNDSMWNPEPAVQVMAWRVLKHLSTEPWAQDLLDMLYLEPEILSWAEADSLGASDADDTVPTLDNNGTKLEAGDTVTLIKDLDVKGAGFTAKRGTVVKNISLTDNPKHIEGRVNGVRIVLVADYLKKAN; encoded by the coding sequence ATGAGTACTGAACAATCCTTATTACAACGTAGTAATTCCAAATGTGAACTATGCACAGCTGAGCAAAACCTGAGCGTTTATAACTTACCGCCTGAGAGTGAAGACAGCGCTGAAAAATCGGTCTTGCTTTGTGCCACATGCCTTAGCCAGATTACCAATCCGGAAGCAATGGATACAAATCATTGGCGATGTCTGAATGATAGTATGTGGAATCCTGAACCTGCCGTTCAGGTTATGGCATGGCGAGTGTTGAAACACTTATCAACCGAGCCCTGGGCTCAGGATTTACTGGATATGTTGTATTTAGAACCGGAAATACTAAGCTGGGCGGAAGCAGATAGTTTAGGCGCGAGTGATGCAGATGATACTGTTCCGACGCTTGATAATAATGGCACAAAGCTGGAAGCGGGCGATACGGTTACATTGATTAAAGACCTGGATGTAAAAGGCGCAGGATTTACTGCCAAACGTGGAACAGTAGTAAAAAATATCTCATTAACAGATAACCCTAAACATATCGAAGGACGAGTAAATGGCGTACGTATAGTACTGGTCGCAGATTACCTGAAAAAGGCAAATTAG
- a CDS encoding DNA cytosine methyltransferase — protein MSNILEELETVLSSDAQVYTPEGSESKAVVHQWVHAIAHDLPLFAEVKGVNKSAIIKTLKDNQLFKDKTSFHHKLTAHLPIVPPNKARFTFIDLFAGIGGMRIGAQNNGGVCVFSSEFEKNAQQTYLDNHGELPFGDITEIAVTDIPSHDVLFAGFPCQPFSQVMVSM, from the coding sequence GTGAGTAATATTTTAGAAGAATTAGAAACAGTCTTATCATCAGATGCGCAGGTCTATACTCCCGAAGGAAGTGAATCTAAAGCTGTAGTTCATCAGTGGGTGCATGCCATTGCACATGATTTACCTCTTTTTGCTGAAGTTAAAGGGGTTAATAAATCAGCTATTATAAAGACCCTTAAAGACAATCAGCTCTTTAAAGATAAAACCTCATTTCATCATAAATTAACAGCACATTTGCCTATTGTTCCGCCTAACAAGGCAAGGTTTACATTTATTGATCTCTTTGCCGGTATTGGTGGCATGAGAATCGGCGCGCAAAATAATGGCGGTGTTTGTGTGTTTTCTTCAGAATTTGAAAAAAATGCGCAACAAACGTATTTAGATAATCACGGTGAACTTCCTTTTGGAGATATAACTGAAATAGCCGTAACTGATATTCCTAGTCATGATGTCTTGTTTGCTGGATTTCCTTGCCAACCTTTTTCGCAAGTAATGGTGTCGATGTAA
- a CDS encoding SDR family oxidoreductase yields MNTQTILITGCSTGIGYRAAVLLKQRGYRVVASARKIEDVTRLRDEGFETVQLDLADSNSIQQAVKQVAEMTEGKIDGLFNNGAFGQPGAVEDLSRDVLREQFETNFFGTHELTNLIIPLMRQQGKGRIIYNSSVLGFIAMTYRGAYNASKFALEGLVDTLRLELYRTNIHLSLIEPGPISSDFRKNAFALYKKNIDPVNSPHKETYQAMEIRLQKKGPAVPFTLPADAVVQKVIHAMESKRPRIRYYVTVPTYVFGYLKRILPTSWLDYLARKV; encoded by the coding sequence ATGAATACACAAACTATATTAATTACCGGCTGCTCGACAGGTATAGGTTATCGAGCTGCTGTATTGTTAAAACAACGCGGTTATCGCGTTGTCGCCTCTGCCAGAAAAATCGAAGATGTTACGCGCCTGCGTGATGAAGGTTTTGAAACCGTGCAACTGGATTTAGCAGATAGTAACAGTATTCAGCAGGCTGTAAAACAAGTTGCTGAAATGACCGAAGGAAAAATTGATGGATTATTTAATAATGGTGCCTTTGGGCAACCGGGTGCTGTGGAAGATCTAAGCCGTGATGTTTTACGCGAGCAATTTGAGACTAATTTTTTTGGTACCCATGAATTAACCAATCTGATTATTCCCTTAATGCGTCAGCAAGGAAAAGGGCGGATTATCTATAATAGTTCCGTCCTGGGGTTTATTGCGATGACGTATAGAGGCGCTTATAACGCCAGTAAATTTGCTTTGGAGGGGCTTGTTGATACGCTACGCCTGGAATTATATAGGACTAATATCCATCTTTCATTAATAGAACCGGGGCCTATTAGCAGTGATTTTCGGAAAAATGCATTTGCTTTATATAAAAAAAATATCGATCCCGTCAATAGCCCGCATAAAGAGACCTACCAGGCTATGGAAATCCGTCTGCAAAAAAAAGGTCCGGCTGTCCCCTTTACTTTACCCGCAGATGCTGTGGTGCAGAAAGTTATTCATGCAATGGAATCAAAACGCCCCAGGATTCGTTATTATGTGACTGTCCCGACTTATGTATTTGGCTATTTAAAAAGGATTCTACCCACAAGTTGGCTTGATTACCTGGCACGCAAAGTATAG
- a CDS encoding DUF4136 domain-containing protein, protein MRLLLITLLILQTGCAYYARDIRVQTEVGVHADISRYTAYIWSESITSLNDPSGKWQPPGFDITEDIRQLIDRELAKRGVRYSTTNPGLAVSFRLAANMQALELVKKPNSSQDMLIIKPDATLIVVLTDIASKNIIWISKAEAEIQQDIDAELVRKRLDYTITEMFKGLNNKSWF, encoded by the coding sequence ATGCGACTTCTATTAATAACATTGTTGATCCTGCAAACAGGATGCGCTTACTATGCCAGAGATATTCGGGTCCAAACCGAAGTTGGCGTTCACGCAGATATTAGCCGCTATACTGCTTATATCTGGTCGGAATCGATAACCAGCTTGAACGACCCTAGTGGCAAATGGCAACCTCCAGGTTTTGATATCACCGAGGATATCAGACAACTTATTGATCGTGAATTAGCTAAACGTGGAGTACGCTATAGCACAACGAATCCTGGCTTGGCTGTCTCATTTCGGCTGGCTGCTAATATGCAGGCATTGGAGTTAGTAAAAAAACCTAACTCCAGTCAGGATATGCTAATTATCAAACCTGATGCCACCCTAATAGTTGTTTTAACTGATATCGCCAGTAAGAATATAATCTGGATTAGCAAGGCAGAAGCTGAAATACAGCAGGATATTGATGCCGAGTTAGTCCGTAAACGACTTGATTATACTATTACTGAAATGTTCAAGGGTTTGAACAATAAATCCTGGTTTTAA
- a CDS encoding type II toxin-antitoxin system RelE/ParE family toxin, which translates to MNKKRFAFVNDAAEREYKNFQKSIQIEFGTSLRAIQENKKPFLNIRSLSSIGAGVIELKINGHPAFRCVYIAKYFNTVIVLHSFEKTTNGVDKQAMATVKARYKELKSQLKN; encoded by the coding sequence GTGAATAAAAAGAGATTTGCATTTGTTAATGATGCTGCTGAAAGAGAGTATAAAAACTTTCAAAAGAGCATACAGATTGAATTTGGAACAAGTTTGAGAGCAATTCAGGAAAACAAAAAACCGTTTTTAAACATTAGGTCATTAAGTAGCATAGGTGCTGGTGTCATTGAATTGAAGATAAATGGACACCCTGCGTTTAGGTGTGTCTATATTGCTAAATATTTCAATACTGTTATCGTACTTCATTCATTTGAAAAAACAACAAATGGGGTGGATAAACAGGCTATGGCAACAGTAAAAGCAAGATATAAAGAACTTAAGAGTCAGCTAAAAAATTAA
- a CDS encoding MrcB family domain-containing protein, with protein sequence MKELLEEIINGWSSATREKFTNHPIAQKIRIEFPNKIRDYISETHPSFIVKSSAGAGNWANVAWLSILNPEITTTTQDGIYPVYLFKADGSGIYLSLILGTTNPAKSLGKKEANKQADNISQYIRESIDGLKNWGDSSIDLAATTALGKSYETSNIVAKYYPSELMPDEEILKKDLMDLLVFYEQVPALWMKIKRDEASDINFSIQLTTQVDNIPLPKPFILLSGISGTGKTRFVKQQAISSRQDASNYQLVPVRPDWHEPSDLLGYISRLGDKGAEYIVTDFLRFIVAAWKDVIESIEVHEISYKDDCVPYWLCLDEMNLAPVEQYFADYLSVIETRYWENGKYSCDPLLNASIFTQVADVSKLRNSLNLEGDENDDLWDYFFKNGISIPPNLIVAGTVNMDETTHGFSRKVIDRAFTLDFGEFFPNDYQHYFEPKTQAKVLSFPVLSQVDPDLMTKVESDKDAQKSIQFLESINAELKGTPFELAYRALNELLIAVVCFEPKDEVSLQAVWDDFLMTKVLPRIEGDGEKLQDDGEHNLFNKLESVLAFQLSQIWESEARPDLLRENINGDVLTIPCRSKKKINWMKNRLSDNGFTSFWP encoded by the coding sequence ATGAAAGAGTTGTTAGAGGAAATTATTAATGGCTGGAGTTCTGCAACAAGAGAAAAATTTACCAATCACCCCATTGCCCAAAAAATTAGAATAGAGTTTCCTAATAAAATAAGAGATTATATTTCTGAAACACACCCATCCTTTATAGTTAAATCAAGTGCCGGGGCTGGTAATTGGGCCAATGTAGCCTGGCTATCAATATTGAACCCTGAAATAACTACCACAACTCAAGATGGTATTTATCCAGTCTATTTATTTAAAGCAGATGGGAGTGGAATATATCTTTCGTTAATCCTCGGAACAACAAATCCTGCAAAATCTCTTGGTAAAAAGGAAGCAAATAAGCAAGCTGACAATATTTCTCAATATATACGTGAGTCAATAGATGGGTTAAAAAACTGGGGGGACTCTTCAATTGATTTGGCAGCCACAACAGCGCTAGGAAAATCATACGAGACTTCCAATATTGTTGCGAAATACTATCCTTCTGAATTGATGCCAGATGAAGAGATATTAAAAAAAGACCTTATGGATTTGCTTGTATTTTATGAACAAGTCCCTGCGTTATGGATGAAAATTAAAAGGGATGAGGCAAGTGATATTAATTTTAGCATTCAGTTAACAACTCAGGTTGATAACATACCTTTACCAAAACCCTTCATCCTCCTATCCGGAATCTCCGGGACTGGAAAAACACGTTTCGTTAAACAGCAAGCCATAAGCTCTAGGCAAGACGCATCAAATTATCAGTTAGTCCCAGTACGCCCTGACTGGCACGAACCTTCTGATTTATTAGGCTATATTTCCCGTCTTGGTGATAAGGGCGCTGAGTACATTGTGACTGACTTCTTGCGGTTTATAGTGGCCGCATGGAAAGATGTTATTGAAAGTATTGAAGTGCATGAGATTAGCTATAAAGATGACTGCGTGCCGTATTGGTTATGTCTGGATGAAATGAATCTTGCGCCTGTCGAACAATATTTTGCGGACTATTTATCTGTAATTGAAACAAGATATTGGGAAAACGGTAAATATAGCTGTGATCCTTTGCTTAATGCCAGTATTTTTACACAAGTGGCTGATGTTTCTAAATTAAGAAATAGTCTTAATTTAGAGGGGGATGAAAATGATGATTTATGGGACTATTTTTTTAAAAATGGCATTAGCATACCGCCCAACCTGATTGTAGCAGGTACGGTGAATATGGATGAAACCACACATGGTTTCTCTCGTAAGGTGATTGATCGGGCATTTACCCTGGATTTTGGCGAGTTCTTCCCCAATGATTATCAGCATTATTTTGAGCCTAAAACACAGGCAAAGGTATTAAGCTTTCCTGTTCTTTCTCAGGTTGATCCGGATCTTATGACTAAGGTAGAGAGTGATAAAGATGCTCAGAAAAGCATTCAATTTTTAGAATCCATTAACGCGGAATTAAAAGGGACGCCTTTTGAACTCGCTTATCGGGCATTGAATGAGTTGCTGATTGCTGTAGTTTGTTTTGAACCTAAAGATGAAGTCTCACTTCAAGCGGTATGGGATGATTTTTTAATGACCAAGGTACTGCCACGGATTGAAGGAGATGGTGAAAAATTGCAGGATGATGGAGAGCATAACTTGTTCAATAAACTGGAATCTGTTCTTGCGTTTCAGCTATCTCAAATATGGGAGTCAGAAGCACGTCCTGATTTATTAAGAGAAAATATTAACGGTGATGTGCTTACCATTCCATGTCGCTCAAAAAAGAAAATCAACTGGATGAAAAATCGCTTAAGTGATAATGGTTTTACTTCTTTCTGGCCATAA
- a CDS encoding dihydrofolate reductase, with protein MKLSLIVAMATNYSIGLNNQMPWHLSADLKKFKHITMGHPIIMGRKTFESIGRPLPGRQNIIISRDPDYAQQGCLVFNNLDGALQSCADIDEVFVIGGATLYAATLARADRLYITQIQQAFDGDTWFPEIDLQLWQEVARKDIHDDTSVDFNYSFIVYERKITQP; from the coding sequence ATGAAACTTTCGCTTATTGTCGCCATGGCAACGAATTATTCGATTGGTCTAAATAATCAAATGCCATGGCACTTATCTGCAGATCTTAAAAAATTCAAACACATTACTATGGGACACCCTATTATCATGGGGCGGAAAACGTTTGAATCGATCGGTCGTCCATTGCCCGGCCGGCAAAATATTATTATCAGTCGTGATCCTGACTATGCGCAACAAGGCTGTCTTGTTTTTAATAATCTTGATGGTGCATTACAAAGCTGTGCAGACATTGACGAAGTCTTTGTGATTGGTGGTGCAACATTATATGCTGCAACTTTGGCTCGAGCTGACAGGCTTTATATTACCCAAATTCAACAGGCATTCGATGGCGACACCTGGTTTCCAGAAATTGATCTGCAGCTATGGCAGGAAGTTGCGCGCAAAGATATTCATGATGATACCAGCGTCGATTTTAACTACAGCTTTATTGTTTATGAGAGGAAGATTACTCAACCTTGA
- a CDS encoding DUF2357 domain-containing protein: MPELLGLETPDWKLVVWSKDISQSQKMLNHTLSTRKTKPPNTCLRFDPLLHIVDLDSRESQYICSDKPLFFENKLYEFDFQFQERRFSGEPVIKHRLQAIEDAFHFSGNSLRGSLNFGNAVGWFKLELNYELNSRCIAQAISFEVFPIKMDIETDLSAIQQIIDKQYPLFRFSFAQKTEQELSRSRKPHERFPLLWLSQFESLRLELESGIKKILQAPHSRLLPRTKKLRAEQLKGRLSPKLEEQVRSALKNSESYRRYKLDTQILSVDTPENRFIKMVLVRCTRELSAFIARVKESDAAPENSRVSDTFFKQINHWKTPLERFLNRPFFKEIGSYEGLNGESLVLHQKAGYANVYRVWQQLKLYLYVFGQHASISMKSVAELYEVWCILEVRRLLIDELGFTETTNRKPALYKKNVEKALRDGMGAAFNLQRNGIKIRLAHEPPFNKPPDNPQMGHIYSWITSQKPDILLEAEFESGEKLRWIFDAKYRISADDNAVDFAPDDAINQMHRYRDALIHIHQANDGWQEKSRPIFGAFVLYPGWFEASESQNPYKQAIKEIGIGAFPLLPNSKNSWLGEFLVEQFGVIDNKLDDYKTGSADHLYVQESARISYTGMELSKFQDLTLTVALGKGRSKAYLEKFREGKAQWYHLPLKTTVAKRMQRTAMRELKYCAFVVYYPDDVQRRIEYVYELVSVQLVKRRDITAEQAGVPPKNSDDDYWLFELGRVNKMALAIDVSGTRDFKFRLANIDELIKAEAWTDLPNHYAFLQKA, encoded by the coding sequence ATGCCAGAACTATTGGGTCTTGAGACACCTGACTGGAAATTAGTCGTCTGGAGCAAGGATATTAGTCAGTCTCAGAAAATGTTAAACCATACCTTAAGTACTAGAAAGACAAAGCCACCAAATACTTGTTTACGGTTTGACCCTCTACTGCATATCGTCGATTTAGATAGTCGAGAAAGCCAGTATATCTGCTCTGATAAACCGCTGTTTTTTGAAAACAAACTGTATGAGTTTGATTTTCAATTTCAAGAGAGGCGGTTTTCTGGTGAGCCGGTTATTAAACATCGTTTACAAGCCATAGAAGATGCTTTTCATTTTTCAGGAAATTCATTAAGAGGCAGCTTAAACTTCGGTAATGCAGTGGGCTGGTTTAAGCTGGAGTTAAACTATGAGCTAAACAGTAGATGTATTGCACAAGCGATTTCTTTTGAAGTTTTTCCGATTAAAATGGATATTGAAACAGATTTATCAGCCATTCAACAAATTATTGACAAGCAGTATCCTTTATTCCGTTTTTCTTTTGCGCAAAAAACAGAGCAAGAATTATCGCGCTCGCGAAAGCCGCATGAGCGTTTTCCATTATTGTGGCTGTCTCAATTTGAAAGTTTACGGCTAGAGCTGGAAAGCGGTATTAAAAAAATTCTACAAGCCCCGCATTCTCGACTATTGCCACGCACAAAAAAGCTAAGAGCAGAGCAACTCAAAGGGCGTTTATCGCCTAAATTAGAGGAGCAAGTCAGGTCGGCATTAAAAAACAGTGAAAGTTACAGGCGTTATAAGCTAGATACTCAAATCCTGTCAGTTGATACGCCTGAAAATCGTTTTATTAAAATGGTGTTGGTACGCTGTACACGTGAATTGTCGGCTTTTATTGCGCGTGTAAAGGAGAGTGATGCTGCACCTGAAAATAGTCGAGTATCGGATACGTTTTTTAAACAGATTAATCACTGGAAAACACCTTTAGAGCGATTTTTAAATCGTCCGTTTTTTAAAGAAATAGGCAGCTATGAAGGCTTGAATGGCGAATCATTGGTGTTACATCAAAAAGCAGGTTATGCCAATGTTTATCGAGTCTGGCAACAATTAAAGCTCTATCTTTATGTCTTTGGTCAGCATGCAAGTATTTCCATGAAGTCTGTTGCCGAGTTGTATGAGGTTTGGTGTATTCTGGAAGTACGCAGATTATTAATCGATGAACTTGGTTTTACTGAAACCACTAACAGGAAACCAGCCTTATATAAAAAAAATGTAGAAAAAGCATTGCGTGATGGAATGGGCGCGGCTTTTAATTTACAGCGTAATGGCATAAAAATACGCCTGGCACATGAGCCGCCATTTAACAAGCCGCCTGATAATCCTCAAATGGGGCATATTTATTCATGGATTACCAGTCAGAAGCCGGATATTTTATTGGAAGCGGAATTTGAGAGTGGCGAAAAGTTACGCTGGATATTTGATGCCAAATATCGGATTTCTGCTGATGATAATGCAGTTGATTTTGCGCCAGATGATGCCATCAATCAGATGCATCGGTATCGTGATGCATTAATTCATATTCACCAGGCTAACGATGGCTGGCAGGAAAAATCGCGACCTATTTTCGGTGCCTTTGTTTTATACCCAGGCTGGTTTGAAGCAAGTGAATCTCAAAATCCATATAAACAAGCTATCAAAGAAATTGGTATTGGTGCTTTTCCTTTGTTACCAAACTCAAAGAACAGCTGGTTAGGTGAATTTTTAGTCGAACAGTTTGGTGTTATTGATAATAAACTGGATGATTACAAAACCGGCTCGGCAGATCACTTGTATGTACAGGAATCCGCTCGAATTAGTTACACAGGAATGGAATTGTCAAAATTCCAGGATTTAACTCTCACCGTTGCTTTAGGAAAAGGCAGGAGTAAGGCTTATTTAGAAAAGTTTAGAGAGGGTAAAGCGCAATGGTATCACTTGCCTTTAAAAACAACAGTGGCAAAAAGAATGCAGCGCACAGCAATGCGTGAGCTTAAGTATTGTGCTTTTGTTGTTTATTATCCCGATGATGTGCAGCGGCGAATAGAATATGTTTATGAGCTTGTTTCCGTACAACTGGTCAAGCGTAGAGACATAACTGCTGAGCAAGCAGGAGTACCCCCTAAAAATTCAGACGATGACTATTGGCTGTTTGAACTGGGGAGAGTGAATAAAATGGCATTAGCTATTGACGTTTCAGGCACTAGAGATTTCAAGTTCAGACTTGCAAACATTGATGAATTAATAAAAGCTGAAGCATGGACTGATCTGCCAAATCATTATGCTTTTTTGCAAAAGGCATAA
- a CDS encoding helix-turn-helix domain-containing protein, whose product MALKFYESPFHVTETAEVASNMVLRADIIIMIRDIIQHQGWTQQQAANQLCISQPRISDIMNGKIEKFTLDFLVTILDALGFKAHFTFGDINSANIDIRRVKNKSA is encoded by the coding sequence GTGGCACTAAAATTTTATGAAAGTCCTTTTCATGTGACTGAAACAGCTGAGGTAGCCAGCAATATGGTTTTGCGTGCTGATATTATTATCATGATTAGAGATATTATTCAGCATCAGGGCTGGACACAGCAACAAGCTGCTAATCAACTCTGTATAAGTCAGCCACGCATTTCAGATATTATGAATGGCAAAATAGAAAAATTTACCCTTGATTTTTTAGTTACTATTCTGGATGCCCTTGGATTCAAAGCTCACTTTACTTTTGGTGATATTAATAGTGCAAATATTGATATCAGGCGTGTTAAAAACAAATCTGCTTAA
- a CDS encoding TSCPD domain-containing protein, translated as MTIKIDKKIVGFKVLTKEDQQPAAKKEEVLDVVSMHENVLRPEMLFGSTYKIKTPQSEHALYITVNDMILNMGTEHEERRPYEVFINSKNMEHFQWVLALTRVISAVFRKGGDITFMVEELKAVFDPKGGYFKKGGTYMPSLVAEIGHAIEQHMKQIGMLKDLEMDAHQKQFLAEKRKEFEARHGEKADESDNFPKQAQLCVKCQTKALVLLDGCMTCLNCGDSKCS; from the coding sequence ATGACCATAAAAATAGATAAAAAAATTGTAGGCTTTAAAGTCCTTACCAAAGAAGACCAACAGCCTGCGGCAAAAAAGGAAGAAGTTCTGGATGTTGTCAGTATGCATGAAAATGTTTTACGTCCGGAAATGTTGTTTGGCTCAACCTATAAAATTAAAACCCCGCAATCAGAACATGCGCTATACATTACCGTAAATGACATGATCCTGAATATGGGCACAGAGCATGAGGAACGCCGCCCGTATGAAGTATTTATCAACTCGAAAAATATGGAGCATTTTCAGTGGGTCCTGGCTTTAACCCGGGTTATTTCTGCAGTCTTTCGTAAGGGTGGCGATATCACCTTTATGGTCGAGGAGTTAAAAGCGGTTTTTGATCCGAAAGGCGGTTACTTTAAAAAGGGCGGAACCTATATGCCTTCTCTTGTTGCAGAAATAGGGCATGCCATAGAGCAGCATATGAAGCAAATCGGCATGTTGAAAGATCTGGAAATGGACGCGCATCAGAAACAATTTCTTGCGGAAAAACGCAAAGAGTTTGAAGCCAGGCATGGCGAAAAAGCGGATGAAAGCGATAATTTTCCGAAACAGGCGCAGTTATGTGTTAAATGCCAGACTAAAGCTTTAGTGTTGCTGGATGGTTGTATGACCTGCCTGAACTGTGGGGATAGCAAGTGTTCATGA
- a CDS encoding very short patch repair endonuclease, whose translation MDTVDKQTRSRMMANIKGKNTRPEIIIRSLLHRQGFRFRIHDKLLPGTPDLVLKKYKAVIFVHGCFWHRHDNCKLTSTPKQNKEFWVKKFAATVYRDGVNYFKLKRLGWRTAVVWECAIRDKAHLSNYIKTLAAWLRSESEYIEIPECHTEND comes from the coding sequence GTGGATACTGTAGACAAACAAACTCGGTCCAGAATGATGGCTAATATCAAAGGTAAAAATACCAGGCCTGAGATTATTATTCGTTCTTTGTTACATCGCCAGGGTTTTCGCTTTCGTATTCACGATAAGCTTTTGCCTGGAACCCCGGATCTTGTTTTAAAGAAATATAAAGCGGTAATTTTTGTTCATGGATGTTTCTGGCATCGGCATGATAACTGCAAATTGACAAGCACACCCAAACAAAACAAAGAATTTTGGGTAAAAAAGTTTGCAGCAACTGTATATAGGGATGGAGTAAATTATTTTAAATTAAAGCGTCTTGGCTGGCGAACAGCTGTAGTTTGGGAATGCGCTATTCGTGATAAAGCGCATTTATCAAACTATATTAAAACGCTGGCTGCATGGTTAAGATCAGAAAGTGAATATATTGAAATTCCAGAATGTCACACTGAGAATGACTAA
- a CDS encoding AI-2E family transporter, protein MISDTKPDEKIFTNRVIEVSIRLALTFLIIALCFEIIKPFIIIVVWGIIIAVAIFPLYNKLNLALHGRFKLAATLYTLFALSLLIAPSILISGSLVETSSHLVKGFSAGTLKIPPPSQRVSQWPLIGDTVYSAWSQASANLEAMLKQNIPVIKKLGKAFISAVTGIGGSVLQFILSIIISGIFLANSQRAYEISVKIVSRLTDKEQGLQFTNLTTATIRSVAQGVLGVAVIQAVLGGMGMYLMDIPGWGLWTIFILILAVAQLPPLLVLVPAIFYVFSIADTAPAVIFAVWSLLVSMSDSFLKPLLLGRGMDTPTLVILLGAIGGMMWFGLVGLFVGAITLALGYEIFMAWLDKDMQKE, encoded by the coding sequence ATGATTTCCGATACAAAGCCGGATGAGAAAATATTTACCAATAGAGTGATAGAAGTCAGTATTCGACTAGCTCTGACTTTTTTAATTATTGCCCTGTGTTTCGAGATTATTAAGCCTTTTATAATTATTGTCGTATGGGGCATCATTATTGCGGTTGCCATTTTTCCACTTTATAACAAGCTAAACCTCGCTCTACATGGTCGTTTTAAGTTAGCAGCAACGCTGTATACACTGTTCGCATTAAGTCTATTAATTGCTCCTTCAATACTGATTTCAGGCTCTCTGGTCGAAACGTCTTCCCATCTGGTAAAGGGGTTTTCTGCAGGTACCTTGAAGATCCCGCCACCCTCCCAAAGAGTTAGTCAGTGGCCGTTGATTGGTGATACTGTTTATTCGGCATGGAGCCAGGCTTCTGCTAATCTTGAAGCCATGCTTAAACAAAATATCCCTGTCATTAAGAAACTAGGCAAAGCTTTTATTTCTGCTGTTACGGGAATAGGCGGCAGTGTTCTGCAGTTTATTTTATCAATTATTATCTCTGGCATATTTTTAGCCAACTCTCAGCGAGCTTATGAGATATCTGTAAAAATTGTCTCTCGACTGACAGATAAAGAACAAGGTTTACAGTTTACCAATCTGACAACGGCAACCATTCGCAGCGTTGCGCAAGGAGTGCTTGGAGTAGCAGTTATTCAGGCTGTTTTAGGAGGCATGGGGATGTATCTTATGGATATACCGGGCTGGGGACTCTGGACAATCTTTATTCTTATTCTTGCAGTAGCCCAGTTACCTCCGCTTTTAGTCCTTGTTCCTGCTATATTTTATGTTTTCTCTATTGCTGATACAGCTCCCGCCGTTATATTTGCCGTATGGAGTCTTCTCGTCAGTATGAGTGATAGCTTTTTGAAACCTCTACTTCTTGGACGGGGAATGGATACTCCAACACTGGTTATTCTGCTGGGCGCCATTGGCGGTATGATGTGGTTTGGTCTCGTGGGTTTATTTGTTGGTGCTATCACGCTAGCATTAGGTTATGAGATATTTATGGCATGGCTGGATAAAGATATGCAGAAAGAGTAA